In Hemitrygon akajei chromosome 9, sHemAka1.3, whole genome shotgun sequence, the following are encoded in one genomic region:
- the degs1 gene encoding sphingolipid delta(4)-desaturase DES1 — protein MGNRVAREDFEWVYTDQPHTARRLQILAKYPEIKLLMGPDHNLKWIIILMVAVQVLAFYLVKDLEWKWVIFWAYVFGGCINHSITLGIHEISHNAAFGHKYALFNRFFGMFANLPVGLPYSVSFKRYHMDHHRYMGGDGIDVDIPTDFEGWFFCTRLRKFFWVVLQPLFYATRPLCINPKPITHLEIANLVVQLTFNLLIYNLWGAKPIVYMLAGSLLGMGLHPISGHFIAEHYMFLKGHETYSYYGPLNLITFNVGYHNEHHDFPSIPGCRLPQVKKIAAEYYDNLPQYSSWVKVLYDFIMDDMISPYSRIKRTVKDAKQD, from the exons CCAAATATCCTGAGATCAAGTTGTTGATGGGCCCAGATCACAACCTAAAGTGGATCATCATCCTGATGGTAGCTGTGCAGGTTCTGGCCTTCTACCTTGTGAAGGACTTGGAATGGAAGTGGGTGATATTCTGGGCATATGTATTTGGTGGGTGTATAAACCATTCCATCACACTGGGCATCCATGAAATCTCTCACAATGCTGCATTTGGGCACAAGTATGCACTGTTCAACCGCTTTTTTGGGATGTTTGCTAATCTTCCTGTTGGTCTGCCATACTCGGTCTCCTTCAAGAGGTACCACATGGATCATCATCGCTACATGGGTGGAGATGGTATTGATGTTGATATTCCCACAGATTTTGAGGGCTGGTTTTTCTGCACCAGACTAAGGAAGTTTTTCTGGGTCGTCCTGCAGCCACTGTTCTATGCCACGCGCCCACTCTGCATCAACCCCAAGCCCATCACTCACTTGGAGATCGCTAATCTGGTTGTTCAGTTAACCTTCAACCTGCTGATATATAATCTCTGGGGAGCAAAACCAATTGTTTACATGTTGgcaggatctcttctgggaatgGGCCTTCATCCAATCTCTGGACACTTCATCGCTGAGCACTACATGTTTCTGAAAGGACATGAAACCTACTCTTACTATGGCCCCCTCAATCTAATCACCTTCAATGTTGGATATCACAATGAACATCATGACTTCCCCAGTATTCCAGGCTGCAGACTTCCTCAG GTGAAGAAGATAGCAGCTGAGTACTATGACAACCTGCCCCAGTATTCTTCCTGGGTGAAAGTGCTCTATGACTTCATCATGGATGATATGATCAGCCCTTACTCTCGGATCAAGAGAACAGTGAAAGATGCAAAACAGGACTAG